Proteins found in one Homalodisca vitripennis isolate AUS2020 chromosome 4, UT_GWSS_2.1, whole genome shotgun sequence genomic segment:
- the LOC124359449 gene encoding uncharacterized protein LOC124359449 translates to MTILTILSSLVLYHRKLIASLQVLLGTYRILDAKPKFLKIITLLALAFFWHLPILLLIVPIGKVCTYILLVTGDLQICFFAFLIEDAFNALKKRIKEYYRLLVKTPQDGGLLLYLDEPCLKQKPEQQKPILDTSQLRKVHMQLRHVVGTVNQAYSLVALLITVSCRFLFTVYLYRWIVSQFLTHQLIYALLTFLRIFYLCYRFEALKTVEKATADMINGFDKSPLDFRTQLEMKLLLIQLKSHKMGFNSFQMFNLDFNLITSMFTTTITYLMLLQQFS, encoded by the exons ATGACAATCTTAACTATTCTCAGTTCATTAGTGCTGTACCATCGCAAATTGATCGCTTCTCTACAGGTTCTACTGGGCACATACCG gATTTTGGATGCCAAACCTAAATTCTTGAAAATTATTACTCTCCTAGCTTTGGCATTCTTCTGGCATCTGCCTATCCTTCTGCTCATTGTTCCAATTGGGAAGGTATGCACCTACATTCTATTGGTAACTGGTGACCTACAAATATGTTTCTTTGCTTTCCTTATTGAAGATGCCTTTAATGCACTAAAGAAGAGAATCAAAGAGTACTACAGATTGCTGGTT AAAACACCACAAGATGGAGGACTACTTCTATATCTGGATGAGCCATGCCTGAAACAGAAGCCGGAGCAGCAGAAACCAATACTGGATACATCTCAATTGAGGAAGGTTCACATGCAGCTCCGCCATGTAGTCGGTACTGTGAATCAGGCCTACAGCCTGGTGGCACTGCTCATCACTGTCAGTTGCCGGTTCCTATTCACAGTCTATCTCTATCGCTGGATAGTTTCACAGTTCCTCACGCATCAGTTAATCTACGCCCTTCTTACATTCCTACGCATTTTCTACCTCTGCTATCGGTTTGAAGCTTTGAAAACTGTT GAGAAGGCAACAGCAGACATGATCAATGGCTTCGACAAGAGCCCTCTGGACTTCAGAACCCAATTAGAG ATGAAGTTGCTTCTAATTCAGTTGAAAAGTCATAAAATGGGTTTCAACTCTTTCCAAATGTTTAACCTTGACTTTAACCTCATAACATCG ATGTTCACAACAACCATTACTTACCTGATGTTACTTCAACAATTCTCTTGA